A genomic stretch from Panthera uncia isolate 11264 unplaced genomic scaffold, Puncia_PCG_1.0 HiC_scaffold_95, whole genome shotgun sequence includes:
- the LOC125918527 gene encoding aquaporin-1: MASEFKKKIFWRAVVAEFLAMTLFVFISIGSALGFNYPVKNNQTAGASQDNVKVSLAFGLSIATLAQSVGHISGAHLNPAVTLGLLLSCQISILRAIMYIIAQCVGAIVATAILSGVTSSLPDNSLGRNELAPGVNSGQGLGIEIIGTLQLVLCVLATTDRRRRDLGGSGPLAIGLSVALGHLLAIDYTGCGINPARSFGSSVITHNFKDHWIFWVGPFIGGALAVLIYDFILAPRSSDLTDRVKVWTSGQVEEYDLDGDDINSRVEMKPK; encoded by the exons ATGGCCAGCGAGTTCAAGAAGAAGATCTTCTGGAGGGCCGTGGTGGCCGAGTTCCTGGCCATGACGCTCTTCGTCTTCATCAGCATCGGTTCCGCCCTGGGCTTCAATTACCCGGTGAAGAACAACCAGACAGCAGGTGCCTCCCAGGACAACGTGAAGGTGTCACTGGCCTTCGGGCTGAGCATCGCCACCCTGGCCCAGAGCGTGGGCCACATCAGTGGCGCCCACCTCAACCCGGCCGTCACGCTGGGGCTGTTGCTCAGCTGCCAGATCAGCATCCTCAGGGCTATCATGTACATCATCGCCCAGTGCGTGGGGGCCATCGTGGCCACTGCCATCCTCTCGGGCGTCACCTCCTCCCTGCCGGACAACTCGCTTGGCCGAAACGAG CTGGCCCCCGGTGTGAACTCTGGCCAGGGCCTGGGCATCGAAATCATCGGCACCCTGCAGCTGGTGCTTTGTGTGCTGGCCACCACTGACAGGAGGCGCCGTGATCTCGGGGGCTCGGGCCCCCTCGCCATCGGCCTCTCTGTGGCCCTGGGACATCTGCTCGCG ATCGACTACACAGGCTGCGGCATTAACCCCGCCCGGTCCTTTGGCTCGTCAGTGATTACTCATAACTTCAAGGACCACTGG ATTTTCTGGGTGGGGCCATTCATCGGGGGAGCCCTGGCTGTGCTCATCTACGACTTCATCCTGGCCCCGCGCAGCAGTGACCTCACAGACCGCGTGAAGGTGTGGACCAGCGGCCAGGTGGAGGAGTATGACCTGGATGGCGACGACATCAACTCCAGGGTGGAGATGAAGCCGAAATAG